One window of Corallococcus caeni genomic DNA carries:
- a CDS encoding GNAT family N-acetyltransferase, whose translation MPSPYVIRAVQSRAELEQVLELQRRNLKQHLSEEERRTQGFVTVAHDLPTLERMHAVAPSIIALQGSELVAYALVMPRECRELVPVLEPMFALVEQLEDQGRPLREQRFYVMGQICIDKAHRGQGLFEALYHQHREQLRGTFDCVVTEVSVHNRRSLRAHERLGFRTLHTYADATDTWAVVRWDWIPPPRRLEELERSDRVLAAAGIGRWSRDLSQPHIVCDAICRVHCGLPADGLVDPARVRERIHPEDLERVWDAARRSMEERAPFELRFRTRPSAEAPSRWLHVTGSVFHDAAGRARHFEGISQDITAERQLEESLRQTLIEKNDSLQNLELINRTGQALGAELQLEKLVQGVTDAATQLTRAAFGAFFYNVLDERGNAYMLYTLSGVPREAFANFPMPRSTRVFEPTFKGEGIIRSDDITKDPRYGHNAPRRGMPEGHLPVRSYLAVPVSSRSGEVIGGLFFGHPTPGVFTAREERLVAGLAAQVAVAMDNARLFQRVQEAVTSRDTFLSIASHELRTPITSMKLLSQHMRKRIDANDPAAFTRERVTRMVEQTERSIDRLARLVDDMLDISRIAAGRLQLHLERVDLGDLARDVVDRFEQQLTEAGHALTLRLARGLVGRWDRVRLEQVLANLLTNALKYAPGTPLTVSLQARDDHAVLEVEDRGPGIAPGDQHRIFERFERLVTASEVSGLGLGLHIARHIVEAHGGRIHVRSAVGDGARFFVELPLAGPPDATAAKP comes from the coding sequence ATGCCCAGTCCCTACGTCATCAGGGCCGTCCAGTCCCGTGCGGAGCTGGAACAGGTCCTGGAGCTGCAACGCAGGAACCTGAAGCAGCACCTGTCCGAGGAGGAGCGGCGCACGCAGGGCTTCGTGACCGTGGCGCATGACCTGCCCACGCTGGAGCGCATGCACGCGGTGGCTCCCAGCATCATCGCCCTCCAGGGCTCCGAGCTCGTGGCGTACGCCCTGGTGATGCCCCGCGAGTGCCGGGAGCTCGTCCCGGTGCTGGAGCCGATGTTCGCGCTCGTCGAACAGCTCGAGGACCAGGGACGTCCCCTCCGGGAGCAGCGCTTCTACGTGATGGGGCAGATCTGCATCGACAAGGCCCACCGGGGCCAGGGCCTGTTCGAGGCGCTCTACCACCAGCACCGCGAGCAGCTCCGGGGCACCTTCGACTGCGTCGTCACGGAGGTCTCCGTGCACAACCGCCGCTCCCTGCGCGCGCATGAGCGGCTGGGCTTCCGCACCCTCCACACCTACGCGGACGCCACCGACACCTGGGCCGTGGTGCGCTGGGATTGGATCCCGCCCCCGCGGCGCCTGGAGGAACTCGAGCGCTCCGACAGGGTGCTCGCCGCGGCGGGAATCGGCCGCTGGTCCCGCGACCTGTCCCAGCCCCACATCGTCTGCGACGCCATCTGCCGCGTGCACTGCGGGCTGCCCGCGGACGGCCTGGTGGACCCCGCCCGGGTCCGGGAACGCATCCATCCCGAGGACCTGGAGCGGGTGTGGGACGCGGCCCGGCGCTCAATGGAGGAGCGGGCGCCCTTCGAGCTGCGCTTCCGGACCCGCCCGAGCGCGGAGGCTCCCTCCCGCTGGTTGCACGTCACGGGCTCCGTCTTCCACGACGCGGCGGGGCGCGCGCGGCACTTCGAGGGCATCTCACAGGACATCACGGCCGAGCGGCAACTGGAGGAGTCCCTGCGCCAGACGCTCATCGAGAAGAACGACTCGCTGCAGAACCTGGAGCTCATCAACCGCACGGGCCAGGCGCTGGGCGCGGAGCTGCAATTGGAGAAGCTGGTGCAGGGCGTGACGGACGCCGCCACCCAGCTCACCCGGGCCGCGTTCGGCGCGTTCTTCTACAACGTGCTGGATGAGCGCGGAAACGCATACATGCTCTACACGCTCAGCGGCGTGCCCCGGGAGGCCTTCGCGAACTTCCCCATGCCGCGCTCCACCCGCGTCTTCGAGCCCACCTTCAAGGGCGAGGGCATCATCCGCAGCGACGACATCACGAAGGACCCGCGCTACGGCCACAACGCGCCCCGCCGCGGGATGCCCGAAGGCCACCTCCCGGTGCGCAGCTATCTCGCGGTGCCGGTGAGCTCGCGCTCCGGTGAGGTGATTGGCGGACTGTTCTTCGGCCACCCGACGCCCGGCGTCTTCACCGCGCGCGAGGAGCGGCTGGTGGCGGGGCTGGCGGCGCAGGTCGCCGTGGCCATGGACAACGCCCGGCTCTTCCAGCGGGTCCAGGAGGCCGTCACGTCGCGAGACACGTTCCTGTCCATCGCCTCGCACGAGCTGCGCACGCCCATCACGTCCATGAAGCTGCTGTCGCAGCACATGCGCAAGCGCATCGACGCCAACGACCCGGCGGCCTTCACCCGCGAGCGCGTCACCCGGATGGTGGAGCAGACGGAGCGCTCCATCGACCGGCTCGCCCGGCTGGTGGATGACATGCTGGACATCTCGCGCATCGCCGCGGGCCGGCTGCAGCTGCACCTGGAGCGGGTGGACCTGGGCGACCTCGCGCGCGACGTGGTGGACCGCTTCGAGCAGCAGCTCACCGAGGCGGGCCATGCGCTCACGCTGCGGCTCGCGCGGGGGCTCGTGGGGAGATGGGACCGGGTCCGGCTGGAGCAGGTGCTCGCGAACCTGCTGACCAACGCCCTCAAGTACGCACCCGGGACGCCGCTCACGGTCAGCCTCCAGGCCCGCGACGACCACGCCGTGCTGGAGGTGGAGGACCGCGGGCCCGGCATCGCGCCGGGAGATCAACACCGCATCTTCGAGCGCTTCGAGCGGCTCGTCACCGCGAGCGAGGTGAGCGGCCTGGGCCTGGGCCTCCACATCGCCCGGCACATCGTGGAGGCGCACGGGGGCCGCATCCACGTGCGGAGCGCCGTGGGCGACGGCGCCCGCTTCTTCGTCGAGCTGCCCCTGGCGGGCCCCCCGGACGCCACGGCCGCGAAGCCGTAG
- a CDS encoding LamG domain-containing protein: MRPMYQYGAADVRFGQYVSLGGQCPLDLSGSASYAIGFWVRPRVPIYDGKLLASGSAWYLGLHGLRLSFALPGMSRQVSELELRPDVWQYVLINFVSTGASAGNYTVYVDGTVLIQGTQSNLGRSDTPFVLGMSSDAQFFNVAFWSAARSGDQLKPVWDVPQPDPTLVACYSFSDGGSADVSGRNLGNASLLNGAQVVMLAPSLRLVNAAVQPSPRDNLTAVANGGPFSVQAWFNLDASSPYQSDTHALFSCMDSVSNQGFMLGLSWSNNAYDLTIEVRAPSGGGGWGRLSQLPPGGWHHLAATYDGSLLTLYQDGQLVMNIPGVVMPTLAQPVWLFGSQFKSDSPGAIAYNFQGHLQGAGLWSRALSASEVQQYMSQDPSDVDGCVAYYAWNGLALGNQVTGNPPLFQNTATPALVATLPSDSTPPPGVASSTQQLKSDPPLPSAQLSFAQPVSFPEQKLVTQDQAKSILASLEPLVATLPESMREQFRSLSRDNLYQGLARVGASGSAPVGAFTGEVQGNQFVFFHHTARGKVEAGRMQLTAAISPCVGWIVTVAATGFSMLLAAFGVGFAGAKLISPITEAVTESTPLLYAVKDVAESATLDADSIIRIIKAFYAAGTLGKIFGAVLTGGWFTVAANCALLMVQVAALWATGGAYVAIVILQLLANFAMFLYAISQRPAGC, from the coding sequence ATGAGACCCATGTATCAATACGGCGCGGCCGACGTCCGCTTCGGTCAGTACGTTTCGCTGGGCGGACAGTGCCCGCTCGACCTGAGCGGAAGTGCGTCGTACGCCATCGGCTTCTGGGTGCGCCCGCGCGTTCCCATCTACGACGGCAAGCTGCTGGCGTCCGGATCCGCCTGGTACCTGGGACTGCACGGCCTGCGGCTGTCGTTCGCCCTGCCGGGCATGTCGCGTCAGGTCTCGGAGCTCGAGCTGCGGCCCGACGTGTGGCAGTACGTCCTGATCAACTTCGTGTCGACCGGCGCGAGCGCCGGCAACTACACGGTGTACGTGGATGGCACGGTCCTCATCCAGGGGACCCAGTCCAACCTCGGCCGGAGCGACACCCCGTTCGTCCTGGGCATGAGCAGCGACGCGCAGTTCTTCAACGTCGCCTTCTGGTCCGCCGCGCGGTCCGGAGACCAGCTCAAGCCGGTGTGGGACGTGCCGCAGCCGGACCCGACGCTCGTCGCCTGCTACAGCTTCAGCGACGGCGGCAGCGCTGACGTCTCCGGCCGCAACCTGGGCAACGCCAGCCTCTTGAATGGGGCGCAGGTGGTGATGCTGGCCCCGTCGCTGCGGCTGGTGAACGCGGCGGTGCAACCCTCGCCCCGCGACAACCTCACGGCGGTGGCGAACGGCGGCCCCTTCAGCGTGCAGGCGTGGTTCAACCTCGACGCTTCCTCACCCTACCAATCCGACACGCACGCCCTGTTCTCGTGCATGGACAGCGTCAGCAACCAGGGCTTCATGCTGGGCCTCTCCTGGAGCAACAACGCGTACGACCTCACGATCGAGGTGCGCGCCCCCTCCGGCGGAGGGGGCTGGGGCCGCCTCTCGCAGCTGCCCCCCGGCGGGTGGCACCACCTGGCCGCCACCTATGACGGCAGCCTGCTGACCCTCTACCAGGACGGCCAGCTCGTCATGAACATCCCCGGGGTCGTCATGCCCACGCTGGCGCAGCCGGTCTGGCTGTTCGGCTCCCAGTTCAAGTCCGATTCGCCGGGCGCGATCGCCTACAACTTCCAGGGGCACCTCCAGGGCGCGGGGCTCTGGTCCCGAGCGCTCTCCGCCAGCGAGGTGCAGCAGTACATGTCGCAGGACCCCAGCGACGTCGACGGCTGCGTGGCGTACTACGCCTGGAACGGTCTGGCCCTGGGCAACCAGGTGACGGGCAACCCGCCGCTGTTCCAGAACACGGCCACCCCGGCGCTCGTCGCGACGCTGCCCTCGGACTCCACGCCGCCGCCCGGCGTGGCCAGCTCGACGCAGCAGTTGAAGTCCGACCCGCCGTTGCCCTCCGCGCAGCTGAGCTTCGCGCAGCCGGTGTCCTTCCCCGAGCAGAAGCTGGTGACGCAGGACCAGGCGAAGAGCATCCTCGCCTCCCTGGAACCCCTCGTGGCCACCCTGCCCGAGTCGATGCGCGAGCAGTTCCGGTCGCTCTCCCGCGACAACCTGTACCAGGGACTGGCGCGGGTGGGCGCCTCCGGGAGCGCGCCCGTGGGCGCCTTCACCGGCGAGGTGCAGGGGAACCAGTTCGTCTTCTTCCACCACACCGCGCGGGGCAAGGTGGAGGCCGGCCGGATGCAGCTGACCGCGGCCATCAGCCCGTGCGTCGGGTGGATCGTCACCGTGGCCGCGACCGGCTTCTCCATGCTGCTGGCGGCGTTCGGCGTGGGCTTCGCCGGAGCCAAGCTCATCTCCCCCATCACGGAGGCCGTCACGGAGAGCACCCCGCTGCTCTACGCGGTGAAGGACGTGGCGGAGAGCGCCACCCTGGACGCCGACAGCATCATCCGGATCATCAAGGCGTTCTACGCGGCCGGGACGCTGGGGAAGATCTTCGGCGCCGTGCTGACGGGCGGCTGGTTCACCGTCGCCGCCAACTGCGCCCTGCTGATGGTCCAGGTCGCCGCGCTGTGGGCCACCGGAGGCGCCTACGTGGCCATCGTCATCCTCCAGCTCCTGGCCAACTTCGCGATGTTCCTCTACGCCATCAGCCAGAGGCCCGCGGGCTGCTGA
- a CDS encoding Rdx family protein — MADAKVSITYCTAUGYLPRATRAAAVLKDELEVDVELKKGGSGVFEVAVNGRVVIKKTGLAFPTEQEVVDAVFRAMKP, encoded by the coding sequence ATGGCCGACGCGAAGGTCTCCATCACCTACTGTACTGCTTGAGGCTACCTGCCCAGGGCCACCCGTGCGGCGGCCGTGCTGAAGGACGAGCTGGAAGTGGATGTGGAGCTGAAGAAGGGCGGGTCCGGGGTCTTTGAAGTCGCGGTGAACGGAAGGGTCGTCATCAAGAAGACCGGCCTGGCGTTCCCCACCGAGCAGGAGGTCGTGGACGCGGTCTTCCGCGCCATGAAGCCCTGA
- a CDS encoding glutathione S-transferase family protein, whose protein sequence is MLKVHHLERSRSHRVLWLLEELGLPYEVVHYSRDPKTLLAPPELAQVHPLGKSPVLTDGDTPVAESAAILEYLVERYGGGRFTPPPGTPEAARYRYFLHYAEGSLMPQLLVALIAQRIRKAPVPFFLRPVTGKIGGTLEQQLVRPNLTRHVGFLEAELARSPWFAGEAFSVADIQMSYPVEALLSRGDTTRMVRLKDFLARIRERPAYQRAVERGGPTFLE, encoded by the coding sequence ATGCTCAAGGTCCATCATCTCGAACGCTCGCGGTCGCACCGGGTGCTGTGGCTGCTCGAAGAGCTGGGACTGCCCTATGAGGTAGTCCACTACTCCCGGGACCCCAAGACGCTCCTGGCTCCCCCAGAGCTGGCCCAGGTGCACCCGCTCGGCAAGTCCCCTGTCCTCACCGACGGAGACACCCCTGTCGCGGAGTCCGCGGCCATCCTCGAGTACCTCGTGGAGCGCTACGGGGGTGGCAGGTTCACGCCGCCACCCGGGACGCCCGAGGCAGCGCGCTACCGCTACTTCCTGCACTACGCGGAGGGCTCGCTGATGCCTCAGCTGCTGGTCGCGCTCATCGCGCAGCGCATCCGCAAGGCGCCGGTGCCCTTCTTCCTGCGGCCCGTGACGGGGAAGATCGGAGGCACGCTGGAGCAACAGCTGGTGCGCCCCAACCTCACGCGCCACGTGGGCTTTCTTGAAGCAGAGCTCGCGCGCTCGCCCTGGTTCGCCGGTGAGGCGTTCAGCGTCGCGGACATCCAGATGAGCTACCCCGTGGAGGCGCTCCTGTCGCGCGGGGACACCACGCGAATGGTGCGGCTCAAGGACTTCCTCGCCCGCATTCGCGAGCGCCCGGCCTACCAGCGCGCGGTGGAGCGTGGCGGCCCCACGTTCCTCGAATAA